In the Nothobranchius furzeri strain GRZ-AD chromosome 15, NfurGRZ-RIMD1, whole genome shotgun sequence genome, one interval contains:
- the chdh gene encoding choline dehydrogenase, mitochondrial isoform X2, which yields MLSVATLGQTGARRVVTGTWSKLTKDSRCFTASAYLRNSSSSPPANQKTPSYSYVVIGAGSAGCVLANRLTEEAHESVLLLEAGPKDKWLGSLRLSWKIHMPAALTYNLCDDKYNWFYHTLPQAHMDNRVLYWPRGRVWGGSSSLNAMVYIRGHAEDYNRWQREGAEGWDYEHCLPYFRKAQCHELGENRYRGGSGPLQVSRGKTNHPLHRAFIEAGQQAGYPFTDDMNGHQQEGVGWMDMTVYKGKRWSSASAYLRPALGRPNLKTEVNCLTTKILFDGRRAVGVEYMQNGQKKKVFADKEVILSGGAINSPQLLMLSGVGDADDLKEHGIPVVQHLPGVGKNLQDHLELYIQQQCTQPITLYKAQKPFHMVKIGLEWLTMFTGYGATAHLESGGFIRSRAKVTHPDIQFHFLPSQVIDHGRVASKLEAYQVHVGPMRSTSIGWMKLKSNNPLDHPILQPNYLSTDIDVWEFRQCVKLSREIFAQKAFDPFRGPEVLPGPQVQSDAEIDAFVRQKADSAYHPSCTCKMGSPSDPMAVVDPNTRVLGLERLRVVDASIMPSVVSGNLNAPTIMMAEKAADNIRGRPAPVDAEVPVYKPATLETQR from the exons ATGCTGTCTGTGGCCACGCTCGGCCAAACGGGAGCCCGTAGGGTTGTGACCGGGACCTGGAGTAAACTCACGAAGGACTCCAG ATGCTTTACTGCTTCAGCTTATCTACGGAACTCATCGTCATCGCCTCCAGCCAATCAGAAGACGCCGTCCTACAGCTATGTGGTTATCGGTGCGGGGTCGGCGGGCTGCGTTCTGGCCAACCGCCTCACGGAGGAAGCTCACGAGTCGGTGTTGCTGCTGGAGGCCGGGCCCAAGGACAAATGGCTTGGAAGCTTACGGCTCTCATGGAAGATCCACATGCCGGCTGCTCTGACCTACAACCTCTGTGACGACAA ATACAACTGGTTCTACCACACTTTACCCCAGGCCCACATGGACAACAGGGTGCTGTACTGGCCAAGGGGCCGTGTTTGGGGAGGCTCCTCCTCCCTCAATGCCATGGTTTACATCCGCGGTCATGCTGAGGACTACAACCGCTGGCAGAGGGAGGGGGCAGAGGGCTGGGACTATGAGCACTGCCTGCCTTACTTCAGGAAAGCTCAGTGTCATGAGCTGGGAGAAAATAG GTACAGAGGTGGGAGTGGACCTCTACAGGTGTCCAGAGGAAAGACCAACCACCCCCTTCATAGAGCTTTTATTGAGGCGGGGCAGCAGGCTGGATACCCCTTCACTGATGACATGAATGGACACCAGCAGGAAGgtgttggatggatggacatgaCCGTCTATAAAg GAAAGAGGTGGAGCTCGGCCAGCGCCTACCTGAGACCTGCTCTGGGTCGGCCCAATCTGAAGACCGAGGTGAACTGCTTAACCACCAAGATCCTGTTTGACGGCCGGCGTGCGGTTGGAGTGGAGTACATGCAAAATGGACAGAAAAAGAAA GTGTTTGCTGACAAAGAGGTGATATTAAGTGGCGGAGCCATAAATTCCCCTCAGCTTCTCATGCTTTCTGGGGTGGGAGATGCAGACGACCTGAAGGAACATGGCATTCCAGTAGTTCAGCACCTACCAG GTGTTGGTAAGAACCTGCAGGACCACTTGGAGCTCTACATCCAGCAGCAGTGTACTCAGCCCATCACCTTGTACAAGGCGCAGAAACCTTTCCACATGGTTAAGATCGGCCTGGAGTGGCTCACCATGTTCACTG GTTACGGGGCTACAGCTCACTTGGAGAGTGGAGGGTTCATTCGAAGTCGAGCTAAAGTCACGCACCCAGACATCCAGTTTCACTTCCTGCCTTCACAAGTCATCGACCACGGCCGAGTTGCTTCGAAGTTGGAGGCGTATCAG GTTCATGTTGGACCAATGAGGAGCACCAGTATCGGCTGGATGAAGCTAAAAAGCAACAACCCTCTGGATCACCCAATTCTTCAGCCAAACTATCTCTCCACTG ATATTGACGTGTGGGAATTTCGGCAGTGTGTCAAACTGTCCAGAGAGATTTTTGCTCAGAAGGCCTTTGACCCGTTTCGTGGTCCTGAAGTCCTGCCCGGTCCACAGGTCCAGTCTGATGCTGAAATTGATGCCTTTGTGCGCCAGAAGGCTGACAGTGCCTACCACCCGTCCTGCACCTGTAAGATGGGCTCCCCCTCTGATCCCATGGCAGTGGTGGACCCCAACACGCGGGTTCTGGGTCTGGAGCGGCTgcgtgtggtcgacgcctccatcaTGCCCAGCGTCGTCAGTGGAAACCTAAACGCTCCGACTATCATGATGGCAGAAAAGGCAGCTGACAATATCAGAGGTCGTCCTGCACCCGTTGATGCAGAGGTTCCTGTGTACAAACCAGCGACGCTCGAAACCCAGAGATGA
- the chdh gene encoding choline dehydrogenase, mitochondrial isoform X1, which produces MLSVATLGQTGARRVVTGTWSKLTKDSRCFTASAYLRNSSSSPPANQKTPSYSYVVIGAGSAGCVLANRLTEEAHESVLLLEAGPKDKWLGSLRLSWKIHMPAALTYNLCDDKYNWFYHTLPQAHMDNRVLYWPRGRVWGGSSSLNAMVYIRGHAEDYNRWQREGAEGWDYEHCLPYFRKAQCHELGENRYRGGSGPLQVSRGKTNHPLHRAFIEAGQQAGYPFTDDMNGHQQEGVGWMDMTVYKGKRWSSASAYLRPALGRPNLKTEVNCLTTKILFDGRRAVGVEYMQNGQKKKVFADKEVILSGGAINSPQLLMLSGVGDADDLKEHGIPVVQHLPGVGKNLQDHLELYIQQQCTQPITLYKAQKPFHMVKIGLEWLTMFTGYGATAHLESGGFIRSRAKVTHPDIQFHFLPSQVIDHGRVASKLEAYQVHVGPMRSTSIGWMKLKSNNPLDHPILQPNYLSTDIDVWEFRQCVKLSREIFAQKAFDPFRGPEVLPGPQVQSDAEIDAFVRQKADSAYHPSCTCKMGSPSDPMAVVDPNTRVLGLERLRVVDASIMPSVVSGNLNAPTIMMAEKAADNIRGRPAPVDAEVPVYKPATLETQR; this is translated from the exons ATGCTGTCTGTGGCCACGCTCGGCCAAACGGGAGCCCGTAGGGTTGTGACCGGGACCTGGAGTAAACTCACGAAGGACTCCAG ATGCTTTACTGCTTCAGCTTATCTACGGAACTCATCGTCATCGCCTCCAGCCAATCAGAAGACGCCGTCCTACAGCTATGTGGTTATCGGTGCGGGGTCGGCGGGCTGCGTTCTGGCCAACCGCCTCACGGAGGAAGCTCACGAGTCGGTGTTGCTGCTGGAGGCCGGGCCCAAGGACAAATGGCTTGGAAGCTTACGGCTCTCATGGAAGATCCACATGCCGGCTGCTCTGACCTACAACCTCTGTGACGACAA ATACAACTGGTTCTACCACACTTTACCCCAGGCCCACATGGACAACAGGGTGCTGTACTGGCCAAGGGGCCGTGTTTGGGGAGGCTCCTCCTCCCTCAATGCCATGGTTTACATCCGCGGTCATGCTGAGGACTACAACCGCTGGCAGAGGGAGGGGGCAGAGGGCTGGGACTATGAGCACTGCCTGCCTTACTTCAGGAAAGCTCAGTGTCATGAGCTGGGAGAAAATAGGTAC AGAGGTGGGAGTGGACCTCTACAGGTGTCCAGAGGAAAGACCAACCACCCCCTTCATAGAGCTTTTATTGAGGCGGGGCAGCAGGCTGGATACCCCTTCACTGATGACATGAATGGACACCAGCAGGAAGgtgttggatggatggacatgaCCGTCTATAAAg GAAAGAGGTGGAGCTCGGCCAGCGCCTACCTGAGACCTGCTCTGGGTCGGCCCAATCTGAAGACCGAGGTGAACTGCTTAACCACCAAGATCCTGTTTGACGGCCGGCGTGCGGTTGGAGTGGAGTACATGCAAAATGGACAGAAAAAGAAA GTGTTTGCTGACAAAGAGGTGATATTAAGTGGCGGAGCCATAAATTCCCCTCAGCTTCTCATGCTTTCTGGGGTGGGAGATGCAGACGACCTGAAGGAACATGGCATTCCAGTAGTTCAGCACCTACCAG GTGTTGGTAAGAACCTGCAGGACCACTTGGAGCTCTACATCCAGCAGCAGTGTACTCAGCCCATCACCTTGTACAAGGCGCAGAAACCTTTCCACATGGTTAAGATCGGCCTGGAGTGGCTCACCATGTTCACTG GTTACGGGGCTACAGCTCACTTGGAGAGTGGAGGGTTCATTCGAAGTCGAGCTAAAGTCACGCACCCAGACATCCAGTTTCACTTCCTGCCTTCACAAGTCATCGACCACGGCCGAGTTGCTTCGAAGTTGGAGGCGTATCAG GTTCATGTTGGACCAATGAGGAGCACCAGTATCGGCTGGATGAAGCTAAAAAGCAACAACCCTCTGGATCACCCAATTCTTCAGCCAAACTATCTCTCCACTG ATATTGACGTGTGGGAATTTCGGCAGTGTGTCAAACTGTCCAGAGAGATTTTTGCTCAGAAGGCCTTTGACCCGTTTCGTGGTCCTGAAGTCCTGCCCGGTCCACAGGTCCAGTCTGATGCTGAAATTGATGCCTTTGTGCGCCAGAAGGCTGACAGTGCCTACCACCCGTCCTGCACCTGTAAGATGGGCTCCCCCTCTGATCCCATGGCAGTGGTGGACCCCAACACGCGGGTTCTGGGTCTGGAGCGGCTgcgtgtggtcgacgcctccatcaTGCCCAGCGTCGTCAGTGGAAACCTAAACGCTCCGACTATCATGATGGCAGAAAAGGCAGCTGACAATATCAGAGGTCGTCCTGCACCCGTTGATGCAGAGGTTCCTGTGTACAAACCAGCGACGCTCGAAACCCAGAGATGA